A part of Astyanax mexicanus isolate ESR-SI-001 chromosome 2, AstMex3_surface, whole genome shotgun sequence genomic DNA contains:
- the zgc:152774 gene encoding MORC family CW-type zinc finger protein 4, protein MARLSEHGIRLSSMSPSYLDSNSTSHTWPFSAVAELVDNASDPGVTAKQIWIDVANVKGHHCLSFTDNGSGMTPNKLHKMLSFGFTEKGSGKGSHQAIGVYGNGFKSGSMRLGRDALIFTKNGGCQSVGMLSQTFLQAIKAQAVIVPITPFNQQTKSLIITEDSEASLRAILTHSIFKSVFELQEQLDSIPGKKGTKILIWNIRRNKDGKPEFDFDTDTEDIRLPEIHSEEMEGVKSKKSYFGPRRTEHIVPEMDYSLRAYLSILYLKPRIQIVLRQKKVQTKLVAKSLSMIENDVYKPQFINERVKITFGFNQKNKDHYGIMMYHNNRLIKSYEKVGCQIKSSGQRSGVGVIGVIECNFLKPAHNKQDFEYTKEYRLTIAALGLKLNDYWREKKEKKAKERAFQALEKNSVQGSKREKEEDDDEEEEEEEEVDVSWIQCEECMKWRGIPTHLFKGKLPERFTCSQHPNSHLRSCLVPEEPEETEEELTPSYEKTHKKQEQAPAKRRGRSVEGNKDRAPTQGRRASEPPSDTREDEALVDKTESQNKDRKSSTEPTHSKGNKRKATWSTSEANTKSPKHTETIDLSGEEEEKNTVPTTTTTEKTSETDDTNSKTTQTPNTMSQEDKTQTSTESPAADSTQNPPEQQASQDPQPKEPPRITSGSLVWPPSLNPQSSMAWSHPLPPAQTVVVPPLSRTTRQSVSPLTVEGLDRPALTQRLAQLEREAKRLRKTLGLQEPAVEAAVLVEGEVSGLAGEGVAVPSVQNKESNAENQTKATSSTAAKTTRPQSETQSSLQKNSSPSGQQEAPTSPTDELHWSKALAQLQSQNQALFTEVNKLKREREQLLSKPRQAERETRDKRDQGTSTPSNANDSIALDRLRAIRRNVVSLLSSILPNLDMHGISYDTGDVDSILQQIIQANNL, encoded by the exons atggCGAGGCTGAGCGAGCACGGGATCCGCCTGAGCTCC ATGAGCCCGTCCTACCTGGACAGCAACTCCACCAGTCACACGTGGCCCTTCAGCGCGGTGGCTGAACTTGTAG ATAACGCGTCTGATCCAGGAGTAACAGCAAAGCAGATCTGGATTGATGTGGCAAATGTAAAAGGCCATCACTGTCTCAGCTTTACAGATAATGGCAGTGGGATGACGCCCAACAAGCTGCATAAAATGCTCAG ttttggtttcacagaGAAAGGATCAGGAAAGGGCTCACACCAAGCCATAGGGGTTTACGGTAATGGCTTCAAGTCAGGATCAATGCGTTTGGGGCGCGATGCTCTGATCTTTACAAAGAACGGAGGGTGTCAGAGTGTGGGCATGCTCTCACAGACGTTCCTTCAGGCCATCAAAGCTCAGGCTGTGATAGTGCCCATCACTCCCTTCAACCAACAGACCAA GTCTTTAATAATAACAGAGGATTCTGAGGCGAGTCTGAGAGCCATACTCACTCACTCTATTTTCAAGTCAGTGTTTGAGCTGCAGGAGCAACTGGATTCAATTCCAGGCAAGAAGGGCACCAAGATCCTCATCTGGAACATACGCAG GAACAAGGATGGAAAGCCTGAGTTTGACTTTGATACAGACACAGAGGACATTCGCCTGCCAGAGATTCACTCTGAGGAGATGGAGGGAGTAAAGAGCAAGAAGAGTTACTTCGGCCCTCGCAGAACCGAACACATCGTCCCTGAAATGGACTATTCTCTGAGG gCGTATCTCAGTATTCTGTATCTGAAGCCCAGGATCCAGATAGTCCTCAGACAGAAGAAAGTTCAGACCAAACTAGTGGCCAAAAGTCTTTCCATGATTGAGAAtgatgtttacaaaccacagttCATC AATGAGCGAGTAAAGATTACCTTTGGCTTcaaccaaaaaaataaagatcATTATGGCATCATGATGTACCACAACAACAGACTCATAAAGTCCTATGAGAAAGTTGGCTGCCAGATCAAG TCTTCAGGGCAAAGGTCAGGAGTCGGGGTTATTGGAGTCATTGAGTGTAACTTCCTCAAACCAGCCCACAACAAGCAGGACTTTGAATACACCAAAGAGTACAG ACTTACTATTGCAGCTCTAGGGCTTAAACTCAACGACTACTGGcgtgagaaaaaggaaaaaaaagctaAAGAGAGAGCTTTCCAAGCTTTAGAGAAGAACAGTGTGCAGgggagtaagagagaaaaagaagaggatgacgatgaggaagaggaagaggaggaagaagt ggaTGTGTCGTGGATTCAGTGTGAGGAGTGTATGAAGTGGAGGGGTATTCCCACTCATCTGTTCAAAGGAAAACTTCCTGAGCGCTTCACCTGTAGCCAACATCCCAACTCTCACCTCAG gagctGCTTAGTACCAGAGGAACCTGAGGAGACGGAGGAGGAGCTGACACCTAGCTAtgagaaaacacacaaaaaaca GGAACAGGCACCTGCTAAACGAAGAGGAAGATCTGTGGAG gGCAATAAAGACAGAGCTCCTACTCAGGGAAGAAGGGCATCAGAGCCCCCTTCAGATACCAGAGAGGATGAAGCCTTGGTGGACAAGACAGAGTCCCAGAACAAGGACAGAAAATCCTCAACTGAGCCAACACACTCCAAAGG GAACAAAAGGAAAGCAACATGGTCCACCAGTGAAGCAAACACCAAGTCCCCGAAACACACTGAGACCATAGATCTGtctggagaagaagaagaaaaaaatacagtaccaacAACTACAACAACCGAGAAAACTTCAGAAACTGATGATACAAACAGCAAAACTACCCAGACCCCAAATACAATGTCCCAAGAGGACAAAACACAaacttctacagagtctcctgcTGCAGACTCAACCCAGAACCCTCCAGAACAGCAGGCCTCACAGGACCCCCAACCTAAAGAGCCACCCAGGATAACATCTGGCTCACTGGTCTGGCCCCCCTCTCTCAACCCTCAGTCTTCCATGGCCTGGTCCCATCCCCTTCCACCGGCTCAGACCGTTGTGGTGCCTCCGCTCAGCCGCACCACCCGCCAGTCTGTCTCTCCGTTAACTGTGGAAGGCCTGGACCGGCCTGCACTTACACAAAGACTGGCTCAGCTGGAACGGGAGGCCAAGCGGCTCAGGAAGACCCTCGGCCTTCAGGAGCCGGCTGTGGAAGCGGCTGTGTTAGTGGAAGGGGAGGTGTCCGGACTGGCTGGAGAGGGTGTGGCAGTGCCATCTGTTCAGAACAAAGAGTCTAATGCAGAAAACCAAACCAAGGCAACATCTTCTACAGCAGCCAAG ACAACAAGGCCTCAGTCAGAAACACAAAGCTCATTACAGAAAAACAGCAGTCCTTCAGGCCAGCAGGAAGCACCAACGAGTCCCACAGATGAGCTGCACTGGAGTAAAGCATTAGCTCAACTGCAGAGCCAAAATCAGGCTCTCTTTACAGAGGTGAATAaactgaaaagagagagagagcagctcctGAGCAAACCGAGACAAGCAGAAAGAGAGACACGGGATAAGAGAGACCAAGGAACGAGCACACCCTCCAATGCTAACGATAG TATTGCTCTGGATCGTTTACGTGCTATCCGTCGGAATGTTGtgtctctcctctcctccatccTGCCTAATTTGGACATGCATGGTATCAGCTATGACACGGGAGATGTGGATAGCATCCTGCAGCAGATCATCCAGGCTAACAACTTGTGA